TCCAAACACTCCCGAACTGTGCACGCTGTTATCAGGATGGAAATGCAGAAACTTTCATCATAAAAAggcaagaaggggaaaaagtcCCACCATTAAATGCATCTCTTCAAATCAAGAAGGCCTGGGAGGTCTATCCCCTATAGATCTTTACAGAACACTTGTTAAAACTCCTCGGGGAGTTCTCGTAGGAGGGAGCGGGCAGATAGCAAGGGAACTATAGAAATGCATCAGCTTGTTATTTCGAAGGGACGCAGGGACTGAGCCTCCGCTGGCAAGCAGAGAATGAAAAGGAGGAGGCAAGCGGACTTGGGGCCAAGAGAAAGGGATGGCCAGTGGTGGGGAAGAGAGTTAAAAGTGTCCCATTGTTAGGGAAGTTTGTTCTCCTTCAGACCATCCCGCTCCCAGGGACACCGCGCCGCCTTTTGAAGTGCAACCTTAGGCGGTTCCTTGCCACCCATTGGAGCGGGAGCTTTTTTATCACATTAAGTCATTGGGTAGCAAATGAATGGGGGGTTTTGACTATTCACAACTTCACCTTATAAATATCAGGGTTGTAGGTTCCTGCAGCTTCCCTCCATCCCGACAGCTCACcttgggaaggagcagagggaggcGGCCCTGCTCACTCGGGGACCTGCGGTGTGGAGAGCTACGGATCAGCAAAAGGATCCAACCCGGCTCCTTGTGACAGCCATGAAGAGAAGCACCTTCCTCATCCTCTCCATCACGGGGGTCTACAGTGCCGTTCTCCACGCAGCAGCATGGTAGGGTCCAACTCAGTGGAAAGGGCATCTTTTAGGGATGCTCTTCAACCTGTGATAAACTCTgcaattcattttcttttcttcatttcaggtCTGTGAATAACTTTCTGATGACAGGACCTAAGGTAATTAACATGCAGACCGTCAGGAATTTAAGTAGagcaattttgttttgcaaatggGAAATAGTATTTTTCCAAGGAACCAGACTTGCCAGAGCATATCGGCTCCAAGTCCTGCTGAGTTATGAGGGGAAAGGACTCGCAGCccttttatgtttgttttcactgaTAAATGGTAAAACGCTGTGGGTTTTAACCCCGCTGTTTCTGTGCCAGGCTTACCTGACATACTCCAGCAGCGTGGCGGCCGGGGCGCACAGCGGGATGGAGGAGTGCAAGTTCCAGTTTGGATGGGAGCGCTGGAACTGCCCCGAGAGCGCCCTGCAGCTCTCCACCCACAACCGGCTCCGCAGCGGTGAGTGTGCCTTTAcctgccagcaccagcatccCCGTCCCATCCCGGGATGCCGTCGGGTACGAGCCGGGATGCACTCCGGAGAGAGCTGGTGCTGCTAATTGAACTGATTGATGGAGAAGAGCTTTAGTGTCCTAAAAATCAGGGCTGGTTTTCCTCTATCTGTATTAATTGGTGTAATAAATAGCACTAATGTTTTTCTAGGAATGGCAGGCTCTCTCTGGATCCCTGTCCATGCTGGGTCCTTCCCACGGTGCCGCTCCCTGGGCTTGCTCCTGCCGCTTTGTGCGCGGCATCCCAGGGAGCGCGATGCCAGAGGCACCTGAGcttgcagctgggagaagcacAGGAGAGACCGAGGGTGAAACCAGGGATGTGCACAAAGAAACTCTCTTCCTAAGAAAGTTGTGGGTCTATTTCAAATCTGCTTCAACAAgcagaaatctctttttttttcccccgagAGCAGCATCTCTATTTGAATCTGTtaggaaaggcaaaaaagaaactACCTTAGAAGcgtgggtgcaggcagctgttAGCTCAGGTTCAACAACCGACCGACTGAAACGAGATCAGTGACGATTATCCCCAGCAGGCAAGATCAAAGCAGGAACATACCCCTAGAGCAGGAAAGGACAGAGAGGAGCTGAGCACCAGGTGAGGGGAGTGGTAACTGGCCTTGGccagagcagggccaggacatCGCCTTAGGATCCTACTCCTAAGAAACTCCATCCCGTGCATGGACACCTGCTTAATATTATGTCAAATTGCTGAAACCTTTGACACTGAAGCCTGAAAAGACTCCAGTTATgcacatttaatttctgtagcaCCTTACCTTTTGCACAAACTGGTGGGgtcttttgctttctcacaCCTTTGCAGAGTAGATCTTCATTCCCAATAAATCAGGACCGATGTCTATGTTTGCACgtgacagctttttttcccctctccccagctaCCCGGGAAACATCCTTTGTCCACGCCATCAGCTCGGCCGGCGTCATGTACACCCTCACCAGGAACTGCAGCATGGGGGACTTCGAGAGCTGCGGCTGCGACGACTCCAGGAACGGCCGCGTCGGTGAGCTGCCATCTCTAGATGGGCTGACATcgcctccccatccccacacgCAGCCCCCTGGATCTCAGGGCAGAATTTGGCCCGACGGGGCAGTTCTGCGCTTAGCGTGCATCTGTCTTGCAGGTGGCCGAGGCTGGGTCTGGGGAGGATGCAGCGACAACGTGGAGTTTGGGGAAAGGATTTCCAAGCTCTTTGTGGATGCTTTGGAAACAGGACATGACACCCGTGCACTGATTAACCTGCACAACAACGAAGTTGGGAGACTCgtaagtaataataataataataataataaatagtgtctgttgaaaacaaaaatctgagaGTCCGGTGGGCTGTTGAGGTCCCCATCTCCAGCCCTCGGTGACAATCTCAGCCCTGGAATATTTGCATGGGGGACAAAATACAGCCAGAATTTGGCCCTAAACCTGATGACAAGGAACGGCACTAAGAGTTGTTCCcacttccagctgctgcagctgcgtGTAATGCACTTGACTGCTAGCACCCACCACTTACTCTGAAATGCATGGGGTTTATACTCACCTAGTGCTTGGCTGctctgtaaaacaaagcaagaacCACATTATTTTCTTGCAATATGCATTTCCAAGCCATTTGGCCAGGGAAGCCAGGTGTGAGCTGGCCAGGCTCACAAGCCAGCTGCCAGACtcgccccccgctccccgcctgGGCTGGCGGAGGCTCTCAGCATCTCGCCAAACCTCCTTCTCTGTAAAAACACCCTGACACTTAACATACCTATCTCATAGGGTGTGTCAGGGCTTAATCTCACATAGATACCAGCGATTTGGGACCTTATAAATACCAGAGGGAGATAGGTAGATAATATCTGTGAAGTGCTTGGCCTGGAGGAGATGCAGAGAGGTTGGGTATGATTATTCCGAAACAGCTTCACACATTTTGAATGAAACCTCCGAGAGGGATGATGGGTTGAAGCTGCAACAAGGGAGGTGAGCAGAATGAGAAGGGCATGACCTGACAGGGATGCTTTTTTCCTGGCCTGGAGAAAGAGCTCCTGAGAGGGTTAGAGACAATAGTTTGTGCCCACTCGTTATCTCTGTCCTTTAAAATTAGTGAAAAGGGACAGATGTTTTCCAGGAACTGAAATAAGAGCATCAGCTCCTGTCTTGAAAGGACCTGAGGTCAAGCAGAGCACAAGCTACTTCTGACCCATTGCCACCCAAATTAGGGGTGCCATAGAGCCTGATTTTGAGATTTAAAAGAtgatgctctgctgctcctaATTTCACCACATTTTCCACCAAGGCTGTGAAAGCCACGATGAAGCGAGCCTGCAAGTGCCACGGGGTGTcgggcagctgcagcatccaGACCTGCTGGCTTCAGCTCGCCGAGTTTCGCGAGATCGGGAACTACCTGAAGATAAAATACGACCAAGCCCACAAGCTGGAGATGGACAAGAGACGGATGAGAGCTGGCAACAGCGCTGACAGCCGCGGGGTCACAGCAGAGACCTTCCACCACGTCCACGCCACGGAGCTCGTCTTCCTGGAGGACTCTCCCGACTACTGCACGAGGAACGCCAGCCTGGGCCACCACGGCACTGAGGGCCGCGAGTGCCTGCAGACCGGCAAGAACCTCTCGCAGTGGGAGAAGAGGAGCTGCCGGCGGCTGTGCACCGAGTGCGGCCTCCGAGTAGAGGAGAGGAGGACGGAGGTGGTGGCCAGCTGCAACTGCAAGTTCCACTGGTGCTGCACGGTGCGGTGCGAGCAGTGCCGGCAGCTGGTGGCCAAGCACTTCTGCGCCCGCCGCGACACCGCAGCTCCCAACCACATCAAGCAGAGGAACAAGGGCCATAAGAGATAGAGAGCAGCCGTGGTGCCCGAGGAGGACGCTTTGGTGGCCCCACGCTCGGCAGCTGCCAGcggagctgggcaggagcatccctggggagcGGGACAGTGCGCAAGGATGCTGTGAGGTTAGGGAGCACGAGGTGCGGGCGCTGAGGGACCACCGTCCTTCTTGCTTCCATGGGTTTTCCTCAATACTTACCAGTAGCTTCTTTCTGGGTGGGAGTCACTTTATCTATGTATCGGGCAGAGAATTTCACTTTTTAGGTGGGCTCAGCCCCGCGTGCCACCGCCAGTGGGTCACCAAGGCCAGCggtggggctcagccccaggccGGCAAGGTGGGGACGGGCACCATGGGCGAAAGCGGGTCCTGGGGGGCAGCTCCAtcccggcagccccagcccaggcatTCATGCACAGCAGCCGCTTGGCATCGTTTCTAATGGAAAATTAATGCACTTTCTGACGTGAGAGGAAGTTTTGCACTGTCCTGGTGTGTACTACGATGACTGCAGCCTTTTGAGGGCTTTGATAAGTTTACAGCCAGTGTTTACAGATTTCATTCCCCCATCTCCCCCTtcttaaattttgtattttggtaCCAGAGCCCCTGCCCCCAATAGACAGTAGCTTCACATATTTGTACTGGATGAAATTAAGCAGTTTGCAATTcttatacttttttctttttttcaaattagcAGATAAAGAATTCTGAATTCTTTATGcctaatgttttttttttaataagttgtATTATTGCTTAGCacaatctgttttctttatgtattttgaaGGTATCCCTAAAGAGTTAGATTTTTGGACTGTATTTTGCAATAAACACCAGAATTAAAAGGattggctttttcctttctgtcttcctAGCAGACTTCAGGTGCAAAAATATCCCCTTCTTTGTAAAACCCAGCATTTCCAAGATTTCTCATCGTTAACCCAAAAGCCACTGAAGCCAGCGAGGTTGTTCTCGTAGACTTCAATAGAAGTTGGCTCCAGCCTTCAGCCCCCGGCGGGTTCCCTTTAATACCTATCACCTTAATATCTAACCGTTCTCAAGTGCTGAGTATGCAGGCACTGCCTGGCTAAAGCCGATTTTGAAGCTCCCAATGCCTCTTTAATTTGCTCAGACCCGACATCCCCCAGACAATGCGAGGCTGCCCCGCTTTGATGTGGAAAGCATCAGCACTCACTGCAAAATTCTCGGAGGCACGAGAGAAGCCCTTTGAACTGGGGACAGGAGAGAAAACTTGGGGAGAGTTGTGAATGTGTCTGCTGgttccctgctgctccaggtgCAAATAGACCCACACCACagcggggagggcaggaggggacacGCACTGGCTGCTGCCATCCTGGCTGGGTCCTGCTCTTCTCCTGGCCTCCACAGGGCTGTACTTCAGCTCGGATTGCTCCACCGAGCCACAGTGCTGCTCCCGAGGGAGTCAGGGTGTGCCACTGCCCGTGCCCGTGGTGCCAGGGCAAAGGATGCTCTACCAGGTTTGCTTTCCAGccaggggaagaggaggagagacaagtaaaaaaaaaaacccaaaccgaAAAACTACAGTTCTGCCAGCATATTGCGCCCACACTACAAATGCTTTGATGCTATTTTATCCGGGTATCCCTATGGCTCCATTGCAAACACAGCCTCGACACACGCTCGAGCCAAATCAGGAAGCTCAAGGTGTAAAACACACAAGTCAGGAAGCACAGCTGACTttgatgcatttatttttgcaaagcgCAGTTTCGTTAAAGCTCGAAGGGCTATGTCAGTGGGCCATCAGCTTGGGGGGCTTTTTTGCTGCCGTGGGAGCAGCTACTTCCAAAATTTCCATAACTAATAGCCCACACcaccaaagcaaaaaaccccatgaTTTTTGCACAGTGTTGCCACAACAGCACTTGCAACCCACCAAAATTTAGGCTGAACTAGAAACAATAAACACAGACAAAACCCCTTGCCTGCATCTTGTGCAGTGGCTGGCTTGTCTgcacaaaaaaccccaggctCTACTTTTGTGCTGTCTGCTGTCCTTGCCCAgtctgctgctgcccccagcagcatcaGCCCCATGCCTGGGCTGCCTTTGGAGCTGCCAAGATCCCACAGAGCCACAAAGCGAGgacacacagagcacaggacAGTTGCTACTGATGTGCACTTGGAGGAGGGAAGTAGTATTTCACCAGGCTAACTCCCAAGCACACATAAAAAACATCGCGCTATATGCCAATAGCAGGGTTAATAAAATGCACAGGTAAACCCTGCAAGATGAGGACTCCCTGCGAGCCGGCACATTCAGGGCACGCTGTGTATCATTTTACACATCTCTCTAGAGCATCTTTTCAAACTAACATTACTCCAGAAACCAAGAAGCGACAGGTTTGCAGGTGCCTGTGGTACCAGACCAGATCTCTGTCCCACACAGGCTCTGTCCTGGGGAAACGGGGCTGTAGAAaggagcagagatgctgtggcCAAGACCGATTGTCTTCCAACTGAACCCTCCCGTTCCCACCAACCTGCAGCCAGAGGCTTGCTGAGCCAGTGCTCGTATCCACTGCATTGCATTTAAATGCTGGAGATGAACTGTTCTTCTCTGAATTTGtctaattgctttttttaatccatttacATTTCTGCCCCCCAGACTAAGGCAACGAGCATATGCAAAAGCCAGAGACCAAATGCAAATTGAAGCAAACTCAAGAGAAAGTTATGTACCATCCCATGATAAAAATTCCCATCCTCTTTTTGTAGCTCACAGAGATAATACCATGTCTGAACAAATGTCTAACTCTATGGCTTAGAGCTGCACCTTGCCAGAGATATTACGGTCTTGGAGAAGCTGAAGCTTTCTCATCCTTCCCCTTGTTGCTTGGATACAACAGTCATCAATTCTCACTACATTCACTACAAAACAATAGAAATTCAGGATCATCTTAATCCATCATGACACTGTCAGAGCCCCTACACCCCTGCCCGCTGGTACTGGGTTTCTGCAACACCACACACAGAAACGCCACGTGCCCAGGGTGGCACAGGGTAACAGACCCCGAGGCTGCCTGCGGGACACAGCCCGTCGGGCTGATTTCATCGTTTCAGCAGTGATTTTACCTGGGCAGCAAACCCTCgcacagcagctttcaaaataaataacaacatgcagagcagagcaaaatcCTGTCATCTTCTGGTTTGTAAAGGCTGGTTCTTTACCCACAGCCAAGGAGCATTTGAAGGGACTGCTGATGTCTTCAAACCTGAAAGTATTCGCTCAGGAGCACCCACAGTTAACTCCAGCTGGGGACGCTGATCCCAAGCACCTGTAACTCACGGCGTGCTTGGAGGAAGGGATGGACTGGCCCTAGGATGCCTTGGGGAGGAACCTGCCTGCCATCCCACAGTGATAGTAATGATCCTAATTAccaaaacagagtaaaaatcTTAATCTGGCCCAGGTACTGTATGAACTCAAACCAaaaccctgctgcctgcccccgAAGGGCTGTCgatgctgcttctcctctttGGGGCCGAAGGCTCCTCCCAGTGCTGGGCACTGGCTGGGGTGCCCCGGGGCACTGgcgggggtgctggggtgccctGGGGTGGGCACCCCCCACCAGGCAGGGTTGTGGAGCCGCTTGGGCAGTCCTGGAGCAGCACCTTCATGGCTGATctgtgatttaaagaatcagtcaccaatattGGAGTGAGCGCAGGTTATCTTTATtcagcagcgctgggtgcatgggggatcgctccaccaaagtcacgcacaccgaggggacttttcagtcccccctTCATACAAGctactcatacctattcattagttttccaagaaatcatttacatattcattaaaattctgagaattcatttacatatctcgtgcctgcgcaatgtccttgaggagctGTCTCTGCGCAGGCTCTATTCCTTAGCGGCCACGTTTAAAGTCTTCATCTTCGCcacgttgcatgtacaacaggaatctaagaccaaatgtcccttccaaagacaaccaacccaaggacttagcgGTCTGTACATCCGTCGtgtggcaataagggtccttggacaaTTCCTGACTTTTAACTAAACATAGGTGCGTCATCCTTTGGATAAGTGGTACAGCGTTCACTATTCATCCAGCTGTGCCAGAGGTGCTGTTCATGGTGCCCAGCCATTGCCAGGGCCAGAGTCACCTCTGCAGTGGGAACCTGCGGGACAGCTGTGGAACTGGCCCAAAATCGCTGCTGGCTTTGCAGAGGCTTACCACCACCGGCCCGGCAGTGCGGCTGTGCCTTGGTTGCGGGAAAAGTCTGGTTGATATTCCAGTTTTAATGAGAAAGGGAAACATCTAAAGGAAGGAATAACATAGTCCAGCTATAGCGTTACCACAGACCGGGGCAGGTTTACGTCAGAGGTGCCTGCTCAGCTAACAGGGTCTCAGAAGATCAGTGCTGGGATATTCAGACCACGGTAACAGCCCCAGCCGAGCCCACAAGCTTCCTGCAGGCAGGAACATGGGTACAGCCCCATGTGTGGTGTTGGCTGGGTCGGCTCCATCCCTGCGTGGAGGAAAGGCAAAGTTCAGGCATGTGCCACACCAGCCTGCCATCCATCGGGGTGGACCACGTGCCCTCGGGGCAGCCCCAGCGCACGGAGGCAGGCTGGTGTGCCCATCGGTCCGGGCACAGACCCACCAGTACGGGCTGAGGGTGTCACCCAGCACAGAAATCGGATCCATGCTGTTGCTCCCCCTCCCAGAAGAGAGTGCAAGGATGGATCTGACAGAGAATTCATCACCGTCAGCCTCTccccccaggctggcagggatgTTTGTGCTCGGAGGTGAGGTACGGCGGCAAGCAATACCTGCCCCAGTCCCCTTCCCCTCAGCAGGTCACGGCACTGTACAGTGACCACCAGCGAGCCCAGAATCGAGTTTAATTAATTCACAAAGTGCAGGATCTGCAGATGGTCTTTGCAAAGCAGTACGGAGGTGGCTGtcctgctccccccagctgggggctgctctCTCCCCCGatgccccccagcagctctggctgcacGAGCGCAGCTGCATCCCACCACCAGCCCTCCCTTACCCCA
The DNA window shown above is from Falco naumanni isolate bFalNau1 chromosome 8, bFalNau1.pat, whole genome shotgun sequence and carries:
- the WNT8A gene encoding protein Wnt-8a isoform X2 produces the protein MKRSTFLILSITGVYSAVLHAAAWSVNNFLMTGPKAYLTYSSSVAAGAHSGMEECKFQFGWERWNCPESALQLSTHNRLRSATRETSFVHAISSAGVMYTLTRNCSMGDFESCGCDDSRNGRVGGRGWVWGGCSDNVEFGERISKLFVDALETGHDTRALINLHNNEVGRLAVKATMKRACKCHGVSGSCSIQTCWLQLAEFREIGNYLKIKYDQAHKLEMDKRRMRAGNSADSRGVTAETFHHVHATELVFLEDSPDYCTRNASLGHHGTEGRECLQTGKNLSQWEKRSCRRLCTECGLRVEERRTEVVASCNCKFHWCCTVRCEQCRQLVAKHFCARRDTAAPNHIKQRNKGHKR
- the WNT8A gene encoding protein Wnt-8a isoform X1, translating into MTGPKVINMQTVRNLSRAILFCKWEIVFFQGTRLARAYRLQVLLSYEGKGLAALLCLFSLINGKTLWVLTPLFLCQAYLTYSSSVAAGAHSGMEECKFQFGWERWNCPESALQLSTHNRLRSATRETSFVHAISSAGVMYTLTRNCSMGDFESCGCDDSRNGRVGGRGWVWGGCSDNVEFGERISKLFVDALETGHDTRALINLHNNEVGRLAVKATMKRACKCHGVSGSCSIQTCWLQLAEFREIGNYLKIKYDQAHKLEMDKRRMRAGNSADSRGVTAETFHHVHATELVFLEDSPDYCTRNASLGHHGTEGRECLQTGKNLSQWEKRSCRRLCTECGLRVEERRTEVVASCNCKFHWCCTVRCEQCRQLVAKHFCARRDTAAPNHIKQRNKGHKR